A single genomic interval of Alteromonas sp. BL110 harbors:
- a CDS encoding M2 family metallopeptidase — protein sequence MLNHKRTLIAALVSVSLMGCGESTAQTEHKPELTAQDAKQFLQQAQDDIAKMQVPAAHAQWSYATNINFDTAAVSAYFSEVLSTKVAKLAKEAAKFNDVEVDTDTRRQLDLLKNSLTMPPPADAQKAERLAKIGSELSAMYGSGEYCSDEGNCKSLVEMSAEMATLRDADKLLEYWTGWREVSKPMAPLYAEQVSLANEGAAELGFENVSALWRGKYDMPADDFPKELDRLWAQVEPFYESLHCHVRAKLGEHYGEDIVPQDKPIPAHLLGNMWAQSWGNIYDIVKPQQEMKVPDVTSALAAQGYDEIAMVKQAESFFSSLGFEELPETFWERSMFQKPEGRDVQCHASAWDLDDKDDLRIKMCIQKTGEEFNVIHHELGHNYYQRAYKDQPLLYRGSANDGFHEAIGDTIALSITPKYLKQIDLIDEIPDASNDIGMLMQVALDKIAFIPFGLMVDQWRWKVMSGEVTPEQYNQLWWELREKYQGVMAPVERSAGAFDPGAKYHVPANVPYTRYFLAHILQFQFHKALCDIAGDEGPLNRCSIYGSEEAGKALNEMLEMGMSQPWQNALKTLTGSPQMDASTITDYFAPLKTWLDEQNATRQCGW from the coding sequence ATGCTAAATCATAAACGTACTCTGATAGCGGCATTAGTAAGCGTATCGCTTATGGGGTGTGGTGAGAGCACAGCACAGACAGAACACAAACCTGAACTTACCGCGCAAGACGCAAAACAATTCTTACAGCAAGCGCAAGATGATATCGCGAAAATGCAAGTGCCGGCTGCCCACGCACAGTGGAGCTATGCGACCAATATCAATTTTGATACTGCTGCGGTCAGCGCCTACTTCAGTGAAGTGCTATCAACAAAAGTGGCTAAGTTAGCAAAAGAAGCGGCTAAATTTAATGATGTAGAGGTTGATACAGATACTCGCAGGCAGCTTGATTTGCTCAAAAACAGCTTAACCATGCCTCCTCCGGCAGATGCCCAAAAGGCAGAGCGCTTGGCTAAAATAGGGTCAGAACTTAGCGCCATGTATGGGTCGGGTGAATACTGCAGCGATGAAGGTAACTGTAAAAGCTTAGTTGAAATGAGTGCAGAAATGGCCACACTACGCGACGCCGACAAACTATTAGAATACTGGACAGGCTGGCGCGAAGTCTCTAAACCCATGGCACCACTTTATGCTGAACAAGTTTCCCTTGCCAACGAAGGTGCAGCAGAACTTGGGTTTGAAAACGTAAGTGCGCTATGGCGTGGTAAATATGACATGCCTGCAGACGACTTCCCAAAAGAATTGGATCGTCTGTGGGCGCAGGTTGAGCCTTTCTACGAGTCTCTTCACTGTCATGTTCGAGCTAAACTTGGTGAGCATTATGGTGAAGATATAGTACCGCAAGACAAGCCAATTCCGGCCCATCTATTGGGCAACATGTGGGCACAGTCATGGGGAAACATCTACGACATCGTCAAGCCTCAACAAGAAATGAAGGTTCCTGACGTAACGAGTGCACTTGCCGCACAAGGGTATGACGAAATAGCCATGGTTAAGCAGGCTGAGTCATTTTTCTCATCCCTTGGCTTTGAAGAACTGCCGGAGACTTTTTGGGAACGTTCAATGTTTCAAAAGCCTGAAGGCCGGGACGTGCAGTGTCACGCTTCCGCATGGGATTTGGATGATAAAGACGATCTTCGCATAAAAATGTGCATTCAAAAGACAGGCGAAGAGTTTAACGTCATTCATCATGAATTAGGCCATAACTATTATCAACGCGCCTATAAAGACCAGCCTCTACTTTATCGTGGCTCAGCAAACGATGGCTTCCACGAAGCCATTGGCGACACAATAGCTCTATCAATTACGCCTAAGTACCTTAAGCAAATTGATTTAATAGATGAGATCCCTGACGCATCAAACGATATCGGTATGCTGATGCAAGTAGCGCTTGATAAAATTGCCTTTATACCTTTTGGTTTGATGGTTGATCAATGGCGTTGGAAGGTCATGTCTGGAGAGGTTACGCCTGAACAATATAACCAGCTTTGGTGGGAATTAAGAGAAAAGTATCAGGGCGTAATGGCGCCAGTTGAGCGTAGTGCTGGTGCCTTTGACCCTGGTGCTAAATATCACGTCCCAGCTAACGTACCTTATACGCGCTACTTCCTTGCTCATATTCTTCAGTTCCAGTTCCATAAGGCGCTGTGTGATATCGCAGGTGATGAAGGCCCGTTGAACCGCTGTTCTATTTACGGCAGTGAAGAGGCAGGTAAAGCACTCAACGAAATGTTGGAAATGGGAATGAGTCAGCCTTGGCAAAATGCCCTTAAGACACTAACAGGCTCGCCCCAAATGGATGCCAGCACCATTACTGACTACTTTGCCCCTCTTAAAACTTGGCTGGATGAGCAAAACGCAACGCGCCAGTGCGGTTGGTAA
- a CDS encoding ligand-binding sensor domain-containing diguanylate cyclase — translation MRRPSAYLFFILALLVSWNLCAHAQIGAPAFNTFDMESGITHVTVSDVAEDKYGFLWLASQSGIDKFDGYTFRNFGMWGKDKSTGLQTLSVLQLEASLDGQFIWVGTFSGLSRLNVDTEMFIHYALPVSSSFDKQIINRLKTTHDGMLWIISERNLYRYHDKTDSIELVSYLPDTTSTLTDVELIGNTIYVTSTSGLYKLDPFKSSLELIAYKGVNFTRLVAAERSRFWLGTSTYGICLFNPNSEPEDITKQCTSEVQGLSDNSVTDILLQRNGNVWVATERGLNLLTAHSPFTVLRFPISDKDSGDERVSSLYQTKSGLVVVGTKDDGFAISNPELSNFYTTEVGNGRIVGSMTEYKGNKVWLTNEKGLWIYDAVNKAYQGPFTSDSARTTDGSASDKLTSVYYDKHSDTLWVSTRSGLAKLNNETKQLDIVALQGKSGYSVNMDAQGDIWFGGYSDGVFVYRPSEGRVIKQWPLSLTTRILFENNESAWLSTVTGLHFANKLTGELTSISDYTDKITDSTVVTWISRSKRGGYWVGTQADGLFFVTKNNDDLSSINVTQIKPESRLSKISIGAIVEDDEYGLWISTIVGISYLAPDLDTIYYYGAENGALSTGYYIGSVATTENNTILFGGAEGLTQFNPSDVTNVKWSPDVHLTKVETVNRDQNNGTSVQQRLNLGEKIELTHNNIALSIKFAATDYMNANELRYAYKLVDFENSWRFTDYKARVATYTNLEPGHYRFTVKAINQENVWSSDEAQLEIIVIPPWWDKPVWRGVLLLSILLFITSVVWLRISALKARSAELSLKVEEKTRDLEAMVEKLTLLSSQDSLTGLKNRRYFTQRAKAQWHEFKRHNRAFSLLIVDIDFFKKINDEYGHHVGDAVLVKIANTLENNLRESDVIARWGGEEFLILLPSLNVREAYWVAEKLRKSVAEQVVEAPPHLVNVTITCGVADIKDYDSVDACIHAVDKKLYAGKESGRNAVVK, via the coding sequence ATGCGCCGCCCTTCAGCTTACCTCTTTTTTATCCTTGCTTTATTGGTTAGCTGGAACCTTTGCGCACACGCTCAAATTGGTGCTCCCGCTTTTAATACATTCGATATGGAAAGCGGCATCACCCACGTTACTGTTTCTGACGTCGCAGAAGATAAATACGGCTTTCTATGGTTAGCGTCACAGTCAGGAATTGATAAATTCGATGGTTATACCTTTAGAAATTTTGGAATGTGGGGCAAGGATAAGTCTACAGGCCTTCAAACACTTAGTGTTCTTCAATTGGAAGCAAGCTTAGATGGCCAGTTTATTTGGGTGGGTACGTTTAGTGGTCTGAGTCGTTTAAATGTCGACACTGAAATGTTTATACATTACGCCCTTCCCGTTTCATCGTCATTCGACAAACAGATTATCAATAGGCTGAAAACCACGCATGACGGCATGCTGTGGATAATATCTGAACGAAATTTGTATCGGTACCACGATAAAACGGACAGTATAGAGTTAGTTAGCTATCTTCCTGACACTACGAGCACACTTACCGATGTAGAACTCATTGGCAATACAATTTATGTAACCTCCACTTCAGGTCTTTACAAGCTTGATCCTTTTAAAAGTTCACTAGAGTTGATTGCTTATAAGGGCGTGAACTTCACCCGTCTCGTCGCTGCCGAGCGTTCCAGGTTTTGGTTAGGGACTTCTACTTATGGTATTTGCTTGTTCAACCCCAATTCAGAACCTGAGGACATTACCAAACAGTGTACCAGTGAAGTACAGGGGCTATCGGATAACTCGGTTACGGATATTTTACTTCAGCGCAATGGTAACGTTTGGGTAGCAACCGAAAGAGGTTTAAATCTTTTAACAGCCCATAGCCCGTTCACGGTGTTGCGCTTTCCTATCAGTGACAAAGATTCAGGAGACGAGCGCGTTTCAAGTCTATACCAAACAAAGTCAGGTCTTGTGGTCGTCGGAACCAAAGATGATGGTTTTGCAATAAGCAACCCTGAGCTAAGCAACTTTTATACTACCGAAGTGGGAAATGGCCGTATTGTAGGCTCGATGACCGAATACAAGGGAAATAAAGTATGGCTAACCAACGAAAAAGGGCTATGGATTTACGATGCCGTCAATAAAGCTTACCAAGGGCCATTTACGTCAGATAGCGCTCGAACAACCGACGGTAGTGCAAGCGATAAGCTAACCAGTGTTTATTATGATAAACATAGCGACACGCTCTGGGTTTCGACACGCAGTGGGCTGGCAAAATTAAATAATGAAACAAAACAGCTTGATATTGTCGCATTACAGGGTAAATCTGGCTACAGCGTAAACATGGATGCTCAGGGTGATATCTGGTTCGGTGGCTATAGCGATGGTGTATTCGTTTATCGCCCGTCCGAGGGGCGTGTTATCAAGCAGTGGCCCCTTTCCCTCACTACTCGCATTCTTTTTGAAAATAACGAAAGTGCATGGCTAAGCACGGTAACAGGCTTACACTTTGCTAATAAACTTACTGGTGAGTTAACGAGCATTAGTGACTACACGGACAAAATAACAGACAGTACAGTGGTGACGTGGATTTCGCGCTCAAAACGCGGTGGCTACTGGGTAGGAACTCAAGCAGATGGCTTATTTTTTGTCACCAAAAATAACGATGATCTATCTTCTATCAACGTTACCCAAATAAAGCCAGAGAGTAGACTGAGTAAGATTTCAATTGGTGCCATTGTCGAAGATGATGAATATGGCTTGTGGATTTCAACTATAGTAGGCATTTCTTATTTAGCGCCTGATCTCGATACAATTTATTACTATGGCGCAGAGAATGGTGCCCTTTCTACTGGTTACTACATTGGCTCTGTAGCCACTACGGAAAATAACACTATTCTTTTTGGCGGAGCTGAAGGGCTCACTCAGTTTAATCCCTCTGACGTTACCAACGTAAAATGGTCTCCTGACGTTCACCTCACTAAAGTAGAAACAGTAAATCGAGATCAGAACAATGGCACTAGCGTTCAACAGCGTCTCAACTTAGGTGAAAAGATAGAACTTACCCATAATAATATTGCGCTTTCCATTAAGTTTGCAGCAACTGATTACATGAATGCCAATGAACTGCGCTACGCTTACAAGTTGGTAGATTTCGAAAATAGTTGGCGATTTACCGATTACAAAGCGCGTGTGGCGACCTATACGAATTTAGAGCCCGGACACTACCGTTTTACAGTAAAAGCGATAAACCAAGAAAACGTCTGGAGCAGCGATGAGGCCCAACTCGAAATTATTGTCATACCGCCATGGTGGGATAAGCCAGTTTGGCGTGGTGTACTGTTACTCTCTATTTTATTATTCATTACTTCGGTAGTTTGGCTGAGAATTTCGGCACTAAAAGCGCGTTCAGCAGAGCTCTCACTAAAGGTAGAAGAAAAAACGCGAGACCTTGAAGCCATGGTTGAGAAATTGACGCTTTTATCTTCTCAAGACTCATTAACGGGGCTTAAAAACAGACGTTATTTCACCCAACGTGCCAAAGCACAATGGCACGAATTTAAACGACACAACCGAGCATTTTCTTTACTCATTGTAGATATCGACTTTTTTAAGAAAATTAACGACGAGTATGGCCATCACGTAGGCGATGCCGTTTTGGTTAAAATAGCTAACACCTTGGAAAATAACCTACGGGAAAGTGATGTTATTGCACGCTGGGGTGGAGAGGAATTTTTGATATTGTTGCCTTCACTAAATGTACGAGAGGCGTATTGGGTCGCTGAAAAGTTACGTAAAAGTGTAGCGGAACAAGTTGTTGAGGCACCGCCTCATTTAGTCAACGTAACCATCACGTGTGGCGTCGCAGATATAAAAGACTATGACAGTGTAGATGCCTGTATTCATGCAGTAGATAAAAAGCTCTATGCAGGTAAAGAGTCTGGTCGAAACGCCGTTGTAAAATAA
- a CDS encoding SDR family oxidoreductase, translated as MANVLVIGASGQIGKQATVKLLDAGHKVLAPVRSPDKLSDIQNDNLSVVEQDLEKDFSSHFEGIDVAVFTAGSGGNTGADKTLLIDLWAARNAVNYAKAAGTSKFIMVSSIGAGDPDSVDSAIKPYLVAKHMADEHLINSGLHHIILRPGTLQNEPGTHLVRTDMPSNKDDTVIPREDVATAIVESVSKESSENTITYLFKGDTPISQVL; from the coding sequence ATGGCTAATGTATTGGTAATTGGCGCTTCAGGACAGATTGGCAAACAAGCTACCGTCAAACTTTTAGATGCGGGACACAAGGTTTTAGCACCAGTGAGAAGTCCTGACAAACTATCTGACATACAAAATGATAATCTTAGTGTTGTTGAGCAAGACCTCGAAAAAGACTTTTCTTCGCATTTTGAAGGAATTGATGTGGCAGTATTCACTGCGGGCTCAGGTGGCAATACAGGCGCTGACAAGACGCTTTTGATTGACCTATGGGCTGCACGCAACGCGGTAAATTACGCCAAAGCGGCAGGTACATCCAAATTCATCATGGTGAGCTCTATTGGTGCAGGCGACCCTGATAGCGTAGATTCAGCAATTAAGCCCTACTTAGTTGCTAAGCACATGGCAGATGAGCACCTAATTAACAGTGGTTTGCATCATATTATTTTACGCCCAGGTACGCTACAAAATGAACCAGGCACCCATTTAGTTCGCACCGATATGCCAAGCAATAAAGATGATACTGTAATTCCTAGGGAAGATGTGGCTACAGCTATTGTTGAGAGTGTTTCAAAAGAGAGTAGTGAAAACACTATTACTTACCTGTTCAAAGGCGACACGCCAATCTCGCAAGTTTTATAG
- a CDS encoding pyridoxamine 5'-phosphate oxidase family protein has protein sequence MPQWRQGLTKSLHQTRSMPESRYFQLATVDGSGTPFCRTVVFRGLTEENQLVVISDTRTEKFSQLEQNAHAQVCWYFSKSREQYRFSCLATLITANQDINLVKQHWNKLSDAGKKQFLWGEPGTPRNDGTALQIEGDFDKVPPHFCVILLAIETVDYLNLRGNPQSREWHQKDANGNWVSQSLIP, from the coding sequence ATGCCCCAATGGCGACAGGGCCTGACGAAAAGTCTTCACCAAACCCGCAGTATGCCAGAAAGTCGATACTTTCAGTTAGCCACGGTCGATGGCAGCGGCACACCGTTTTGCCGCACCGTGGTATTTAGAGGGTTAACGGAGGAAAATCAGCTAGTTGTAATCTCTGATACCCGCACAGAAAAGTTCAGTCAACTTGAGCAAAACGCACATGCACAAGTCTGTTGGTATTTTTCCAAAAGCAGAGAGCAATACCGTTTCTCTTGCCTTGCTACACTAATAACGGCAAACCAAGATATTAACTTAGTTAAACAGCACTGGAATAAATTGTCGGACGCTGGGAAAAAGCAGTTTCTATGGGGCGAGCCGGGTACGCCGCGAAATGACGGCACGGCGCTACAGATAGAAGGCGATTTTGATAAAGTGCCGCCTCATTTTTGTGTGATATTACTGGCTATTGAAACCGTAGATTACCTAAATTTGAGAGGCAACCCGCAAAGCCGAGAATGGCATCAAAAAGACGCTAACGGTAACTGGGTGAGTCAATCTCTAATTCCCTAA
- a CDS encoding TatD family hydrolase, whose translation MFVDSHCHLDRLKQGPEELAETLNFARTRGVEHFLCVCVSVSDYDSMLDAVSQFDDVSVSCGVHPLHQDEACSYEELLEKAQREEVVAIGETGLDYFYSPESKDIQLTSFVDHIKVANETRKPLIIHTRDAREDTINLLREHKAAHTKGVLHCFTESLEMAQAAIEMDFYISISGIVTFNSADELREVVKAIPLERLLIETDSPWLAPVPHRGKQNQPGYVVEVAEFIAELKGVSVKELADITTRNFYTLFSLADKKKAA comes from the coding sequence TTGTTCGTAGATTCTCATTGTCACTTAGACCGACTGAAGCAAGGGCCAGAAGAGCTGGCTGAAACGTTAAATTTTGCTAGAACACGAGGTGTAGAGCACTTTCTTTGCGTGTGCGTATCGGTTAGCGATTACGACAGCATGTTAGATGCTGTAAGCCAGTTTGATGACGTGTCAGTATCTTGTGGTGTGCACCCGCTGCATCAAGATGAAGCATGCAGTTATGAAGAACTGCTAGAGAAGGCGCAGCGTGAAGAAGTTGTCGCGATAGGGGAGACAGGGCTAGACTATTTTTACAGTCCAGAAAGCAAAGATATTCAGCTTACTTCTTTTGTAGACCACATAAAGGTCGCTAATGAAACCAGAAAGCCGCTTATTATTCACACGCGAGACGCTAGAGAAGACACTATCAATCTACTCCGTGAACATAAAGCTGCGCACACCAAAGGCGTTTTACATTGTTTTACTGAATCGTTAGAGATGGCACAAGCGGCTATAGAGATGGACTTTTACATCTCCATTTCCGGGATTGTGACCTTTAATTCTGCAGATGAACTACGTGAAGTGGTGAAAGCTATACCTTTAGAACGGTTATTAATTGAGACTGATTCTCCTTGGCTTGCACCTGTGCCTCATCGCGGTAAACAAAACCAACCCGGTTATGTAGTGGAAGTGGCTGAATTTATTGCAGAGCTTAAAGGTGTATCGGTAAAAGAGCTTGCCGACATCACTACGCGCAACTTTTATACATTGTTTTCTTTAGCTGATAAGAAAAAAGCAGCGTAA
- the holB gene encoding DNA polymerase III subunit delta', whose translation MQVMPWFAATFSTLLSRYIAKKLHHGLLLTGPKGIGKYQLALGLSSALLCKQPSTDGPCEQCQSCHLRQAGNHPDFHVLESEKQLGVDKIREGIAKLSGTAQMGGNKVLLIPRADTMTEAAANALLKTLEEPTNNTFLLLITDSINKIMPTILSRCERQILALPSVSDGLNYLKAKGVEDASEALLAAYGYAPLRVEEALSGDEDISYRNFSDGMQALLAGDANTQVQALANKWQSNAQQIALWCQQMAHDEYIKRQQAVDFERYIACVEAVKTLEHAGVNKSMVLFGLLKQFQR comes from the coding sequence ATGCAAGTTATGCCTTGGTTTGCTGCAACGTTCTCAACGTTACTATCGCGATATATAGCAAAGAAACTGCACCATGGCTTGCTGCTGACAGGTCCAAAAGGTATTGGGAAATACCAACTCGCGTTAGGATTAAGCAGTGCGTTATTGTGTAAGCAACCTAGTACTGATGGACCATGCGAGCAGTGTCAAAGTTGCCACCTGAGGCAAGCGGGGAATCACCCAGACTTTCATGTTTTAGAAAGTGAAAAGCAGCTTGGCGTGGACAAAATTCGCGAAGGTATTGCTAAGCTTTCAGGTACTGCGCAAATGGGTGGCAACAAAGTCTTGCTGATCCCCCGAGCCGATACCATGACAGAAGCGGCGGCTAATGCACTATTGAAAACCTTAGAAGAGCCCACAAATAATACTTTCCTACTACTGATAACAGACAGTATTAACAAGATCATGCCAACTATACTGAGCCGGTGTGAACGGCAGATACTTGCGCTTCCGTCTGTATCAGACGGTTTGAACTACCTAAAGGCTAAAGGCGTAGAAGATGCAAGCGAGGCATTGTTAGCTGCCTATGGCTATGCCCCTCTTCGTGTAGAAGAGGCGCTCTCTGGTGACGAAGATATTAGCTATCGAAATTTTAGCGATGGTATGCAGGCGCTTTTAGCAGGTGATGCCAACACGCAGGTGCAAGCACTTGCAAATAAGTGGCAGAGCAATGCGCAACAAATCGCATTGTGGTGCCAACAAATGGCCCATGACGAATACATAAAACGTCAACAGGCCGTCGACTTTGAACGCTATATAGCGTGTGTAGAGGCAGTAAAAACCCTCGAACACGCTGGGGTGAATAAATCGATGGTACTTTTTGGGCTGTTAAAACAGTTTCAACGTTAG